A single window of Pectobacterium parmentieri DNA harbors:
- the thiH gene encoding 2-iminoacetate synthase ThiH: MSVDFQTVWEQLDWDDLTLCINSKTAHDVELALTAPHLTRDDFMALISPAASAYLEPLAQRAQQLTRQRFGNTVSFYVPLYLSNLCSNDCTYCGFSMSNHIKRKTLDDAEILRECAAIKELGFAHLLLVTGEHQRKVGMDYFRRVFPLIRPLFSSLMIEVQPLSQDEYAELKTLGLDGVMVYQETYHPATYQLHHLKGQKQDFHWRLATPDRLGRAGIDKIGLGALIGLSNSWRTDCYMVAEHLLHLQQSYWQSRYSISFPRLRPCAGGIEPASLMDEAQLMQVICAFRLLSPDIELSLSTRESPFFRDHAIPIAINNVSAFSKTQPGGYADNHPELEQFSPHDSRRPEDVAQAIVRAGLQPVWKDWDGYLGR; the protein is encoded by the coding sequence CATCAACAGTAAAACAGCCCATGATGTTGAACTGGCGCTTACTGCACCACACCTGACGCGCGACGACTTCATGGCGCTCATTTCACCGGCCGCAAGCGCCTATCTGGAACCGCTAGCCCAGCGGGCACAGCAACTCACCCGCCAGCGTTTTGGTAATACGGTGAGCTTCTATGTTCCGCTATATCTGTCCAACTTGTGCTCCAACGACTGCACCTACTGCGGCTTTTCGATGAGCAATCACATCAAGCGAAAAACGCTGGATGACGCGGAAATCCTACGCGAATGCGCCGCTATCAAGGAACTCGGGTTTGCGCACCTACTGCTCGTAACCGGGGAGCATCAGCGCAAAGTGGGAATGGATTATTTTCGTCGCGTCTTTCCGCTGATTCGACCGCTCTTCAGTTCACTGATGATCGAAGTCCAGCCGCTGTCGCAGGATGAATACGCTGAGTTAAAAACGCTGGGGCTGGATGGCGTGATGGTCTATCAGGAAACCTACCATCCTGCGACTTACCAGTTGCACCATCTAAAAGGACAAAAGCAGGATTTCCACTGGCGACTCGCCACGCCGGATCGGCTTGGTCGCGCGGGGATCGATAAGATCGGGCTTGGCGCGTTAATCGGCCTGTCCAATAGCTGGCGTACCGACTGCTACATGGTGGCGGAACATCTGCTGCACTTACAGCAAAGCTACTGGCAGAGCCGTTATTCTATCTCATTCCCCCGCCTGCGTCCCTGTGCGGGCGGCATTGAACCAGCATCTCTAATGGATGAAGCACAACTCATGCAGGTGATTTGCGCATTCCGGTTGTTGTCACCAGATATTGAGTTATCGCTCTCCACGCGTGAATCGCCTTTCTTTCGCGATCATGCCATTCCTATTGCGATTAACAACGTCAGTGCATTTTCCAAAACCCAGCCGGGCGGATATGCCGACAACCACCCCGAGCTGGAACAGTTCTCGCCGCATGATTCACGACGTCCTGAAGACGTTGCGCAGGCCATCGTGCGTGCTGGTCTCCAGCCAGTGTGGAAAGACTGGGATGGTTATTTAGGCAGGTAG